The window GCTTGTCTCTCCGAGACTTGCAAGCTCTGCCTTGGTTTCACTGTGAAGCAGATGTTGAAACTAGCTGTGTTATATGTTTGGAGGCATTTCAGAAAGGGGAGCGGTGCAGGTGTCTCCCTGTTTGTAACCATACATTTCATGTACGGTGTATCGATCTTTGGCTGCGAAAACGACTCTCTTGCCCGACTTGTAGATCGCCTTTTATCATCAACGTTGGATTCGACGCAGTCTGATTCCGAATTCTGTCATGTAATCTCTCATTGTTTTTACATATTTGTTCATTATTATCACTATCAGAATCATCAACTCAAATGCTTTCTTACTCTGATTATGTGTGTTTCAATGAAATCAATTAGTCTACTATATTTACAATGATCAATGGTAGCAACATCCAATGAAAAATTGAATTGCCTCACTAACATTGAATTATTTTGTACATTACAAGCTACTCCTATACAGAATTCAATTAAAATTGTCTCTGTGATTTACGGTTCCTCCATTTCTAAATAAAAATGTTGGCTTATTGTATGTTTGGTACCAGGGAACAGTCCTAGACATTTAGTGGCAAAATTAAAATTGTCAATTTCTAACATAATCGGATAAGTAGGATTTTAAATAAGCCGAgttgctcatgagcggctcaacGTTTGGCTCAATAAAAGTTCAACTGTGTGACTCAATTCATAAACAAACCAAGTTTGAATACGGAAAACTCAACTTGAAAGCTCACAAGaaaactcagttataagtttataaacaagcaataatattaTAATGTTTATGAGCAAACTAATAAACAAACTTTATTCAATTACAATACTAATAATAAGTTTTAAGACTATGTAATTATAcattcaaaaaattcaaatgGACATAATTAATATGTTTTCAAACAAAAGTAACAAGTAGCTCACGAGTAAagtccgtaaataaataaacaagttgcTTGCGAATAGCTCACAAAACAAACAAGATATTGAGCACAAGCTTGAGCTGGTCCATTTTCTTACGAGCTAAACTTGGATTGACTCAGCTTGATTATAACCTTAGCTCGTCTGCAGCAAACAGCTTGACACGAAGCAGAAGGTATTTTACTAGGGTTGCTATGCTCACATCCCCCGACTCAAAATAAATCGAAGTGGTCTCGTGCGATCTCATACACGGCCATTGTCATTTTTATTGCATTTGTATCATGTAATTTATATAAATCATGTAACACAGTAACAACCCATTCTGACACCCTTGACCAAAATAGGTGATCATGTTATGTAATCTACATGTGTCAAATGAATCAAAATTAACACCCTAACTTAGGCTCTTTTTAGTGATTTTTTTCAGAATATGGTGATTGGTTCTGAACTGGAAATATGGCAACGCTTTCATGGGTTTTCATTAACATCTGAATAGATCATATATGCTTAGTGAGACTGCAAATCCATATCTTCTTCACAAAAGAACTTACAAAAACAGAGACTTACATTTTGATCTAATGCCAATGAGATGTTTGCCAATATTACTAAACCAACACATCCAAAATATAGACTCAAACACCAGTAGAGCCAAACCCTCCTTCACCTCTCAGAGTTTCATCCAAATCCTCAACTTCCACAACATCTGGAGTCATAATCCTCTCGATTATCAACTGAGCAATCCTATCTCCCTTTTTCACCTCAAATTCTGTATCGTAATGGTTGAATAATATAACCCCAACTGGACCTCGATAATCAGCATCTATAACACCGGCACCTACATCAATGAAGTACTTCCAAGCAAGTCCAGATCTCGGCGCTACATTAACAACATCAACACACCCCCAATTTCATTCTCACCTCATCTAGCCAAaatcaaacaaacaaacaaataaataaataattacctATACGAGCATATGTTCCTTCAGGTACAGCAATGCTCAGATCTGTGGGAACGAGTGCTTTTCCCTTAGCAGGTACTTTGGTCTCAATCGCACTGAGAGCATAACAATAATTCAGTATCCTCAATGGATACGATTCATACGAAGAAAATGCAATTCAATTCGTGTAAATATACCTGGAAAGATCGTATCCGGCAGAGAGAGGAGAAGCCCTAGACGGCAAAACAGCGTTTTCGGAGAGCTTTTTCACCCTAAAGAAAGAGATTGGAGTGTCAGAGGCGTGCTGGACACCGTTCTGTTCAAGCTTGGGGATTTTAGGGGCTGGCTCTGCGATTTCAGGCCGATCGTTTTGGATTTCTGCTTGAGCCATACTGTTAAATCGAACGATTAGACGACGGCAGATGAAAGGAGGTTTGGGGAAAGTAATGTGAGAACGGAGGATGGGGTAAACTTGGATATTTAGTTTAAATAGAGAAAGAACCGGCAGGTTTTTCCAATTTATTATGGCGCCAAGGGTTCCCGCCATTGGTTTTCGGCGGGCGTGGGGTTTGAAAATTCGAAGCTAGTAAATCAAGATGGATGGAGATGATAGATGAAGGCAAAAAGTATCCTCAGTCCCCCTTAATCTTTTATTATTTGGTACATTAAACCCCTCTTCTTTCATTTAGTTACATTGAGATCTTGATTGGGTGTATCAAGCCCTTCGGTAATGCTTCAAACACTATTTGGCTGCTCACCTATTTAAACTTTTGTCATTTAGCCTTTGATCTATTATTTAATTACATTTGACCCCTAATCTATCCCAATTGGTAAATTCACCTAATTTGTATTAAAACTTAACCGATTCGTTATCTCGTTGATAAGTAaaatattttgacacttgaattTAATaggttttgtttttatttttttaatctaattaattatttccacataatgtggcaaaatttttttttaagaaatatcaCGTGTCAAGTtgaagtgtcaaaatatcgttatttgtcaatgagataatgatttcattaagtattcatacaaattgaatgaaatttcaccaattgggataggtCAGGGCCCAAAAGTGACCAAATAATATATTAgaggccaaatgataaaattttggatagatcatggatcaaataatgctttaagctCATTCTGTAACTTATATTAAAGAGTGTCTCTGACTCTCCATTTGACTCGTGTGAGCTTTTTTACTTCCTCAACCAATCTTTGAATGACACGTGAGAGAAATACTTAGCTTTTTAAAAGGTCATGTGTATGGGTGAATAAAACCGAATAAAAAATCGAACCAAATCAAATTGTAATTTGGTTAAGCTAGCAATATATTCCATTAGCACATGCTCATTTTCGTTATCGTCTGAACAATTCGTAATAAACAACAAATTCGGGTTTCAATCCGCTCGTATCTCATCATAATCATCTCATCATATTaatatggcttaatacatcatttgccctttGAACTTGTCCAACAAGTTTgtttggctccctgaactttcaaagtatcttAATATCCcatgaacttgtataaaatgttcagttagccccatgaacttgcgtaaaaatgtaatcaattgatcactcggtcgcaaaaaaagtaagttaaatgcggaagacgTATTCCACgcattttagaatgttattacataattcaaaaatacattaaaaatgaagttattatttgctcaactatacaacttgtcttctctattCTAAGCATCCTATACTCCGATTtcggtcgttttactttttttaagactcgtgcaatatatcttccgtatttaacttacttttttgcaacaaagtgatcaattgattacattttatgcaagttcagggggctaactgaatattttatgcaagttcagagggctatcgggacactttaaaaattcagggggccaatcaagcttttttgaacaagtttaggggacaaataatgtattaagccatataACTCAATTCAATGAACATCTGGATATTTCATAAACATATACACTATATTTACTTTACCTTTCGACCAAGCTATACGAGGTGGTCAAACTCTTATTCTTTCATCTTAAGAGACCGCTTAATAAACCAAAACGATTTTATTAACAACTAATGTATTAAATGTTTATGCTTGTCAAAATAACTCTATAATGCTATTAAATAAGTATAATATGTGCTTTTACAAGTTTTAAAACGTTCAAAATAAATTTAAGGTCGATCATACAAGTGTTGAGTTAAAATGgagaaaaaacaacaaaaatgaaaaaataaggCTCAGCACATGCATGATATCGAAACTCAATATCAAAGCCCTTTAAGTTCGAATTTAGAAATCGTTTCAGAGATTATATTTGTAAATCTACGGTCTTAGATTTACAAGGCAACTTGAATCACTTAGATTGGAGTTCATATGAAAAGGTAATGGTCATGAAACGAAATATTATCGAATATGCTCAActaaacaaaaagagaaaaatttgCACGGACTCGCCAAATCAGCCACGTGACCTGATGAATAATAAGGCTAAAGAATTCTAGAACCAATAATAAGTTGACTCGGCGATGTacacaaataaatttttatatcttAATAGTTCTTTTGGCCATAACTCGTCATGTTGATCTCCGATTCACACGAAATTTGAAACACAAGTTTATGAACCCATATATGATGATATATAATAACTTAAACACAATTTTACAATAAGAGAAAtcaattttaaagattaaaactACCAAACATCAAGTCTTAATATACGTCTTTATCAATCGAAACTAACATCAAAACACATGATTACTAACCCTTTTGTGATATTAGGATTGTCATAACATACTATGAAATGAATTAAAACAATAAAACTTTCCGTACAAAAAAAATATCCAATAAATACATCTTTCAACCAAACTTAACACATACAAATCGAACTCATCTTCCATTATT of the Euphorbia lathyris chromosome 7, ddEupLath1.1, whole genome shotgun sequence genome contains:
- the LOC136234889 gene encoding deoxyuridine 5'-triphosphate nucleotidohydrolase; protein product: MAGTLGAIINWKNLPVLSLFKLNIQVYPILRSHITFPKPPFICRRLIVRFNSMAQAEIQNDRPEIAEPAPKIPKLEQNGVQHASDTPISFFRVKKLSENAVLPSRASPLSAGYDLSSAIETKVPAKGKALVPTDLSIAVPEGTYARIAPRSGLAWKYFIDVGAGVIDADYRGPVGVILFNHYDTEFEVKKGDRIAQLIIERIMTPDVVEVEDLDETLRGEGGFGSTGV